A genomic window from Candidatus Binatia bacterium includes:
- a CDS encoding EamA family transporter has product MAIVFLDEKITAAIVFATLMIIAGITLLSWRSGSMKLAGSAVFLWYPIAASVLAGASQVVRKFGMAAVPHPILAAAVTATTSLVVSLLTLWYVEKSRETWKMNRQCFGWFLAAGITISLSMICIYYAIDLGNVSVVIPISSTGPFFSLIFSALFLRDVEKVTLKIVCAAAMIVVGVVLITLWK; this is encoded by the coding sequence ATGGCGATCGTTTTTCTCGACGAGAAAATCACCGCGGCGATCGTGTTCGCCACCCTGATGATCATCGCCGGGATTACCTTGTTGTCGTGGCGGAGCGGCTCGATGAAACTCGCCGGCTCTGCGGTCTTTCTCTGGTACCCGATCGCCGCGTCGGTCCTGGCGGGGGCGTCTCAAGTCGTGCGCAAGTTCGGCATGGCGGCGGTACCCCACCCGATTCTTGCGGCGGCGGTGACGGCGACGACGTCTCTGGTGGTGTCGCTGCTGACACTGTGGTACGTCGAAAAGAGTCGAGAGACCTGGAAGATGAACCGGCAATGCTTCGGGTGGTTTCTCGCCGCCGGCATCACGATCAGTCTCAGCATGATCTGCATCTACTACGCGATCGATTTAGGCAACGTCTCCGTGGTGATTCCCATCAGCAGCACCGGCCCGTTCTTCTCGCTGATCTTCAGCGCGCTTTTTTTGCGCGACGTCGAAAAGGTGACCCTGAAAATCGTCTGCGCCGCCGCGATGATCGTCGTCGGCGTGGTTCTGATTACGCTGTGGAAGTGA